The Acidobacteriota bacterium genome includes a window with the following:
- a CDS encoding DUF350 domain-containing protein, which yields MSLHQVLFGIFELLISILVSLVLIFATYRAILALTKRFDEEAQLKQGNTAVGVVLGGILIGEVIIVRQALYPVMAVLQIFAMEGDRSFGAFLELIGLSIGYIFLAGILAVLCILFSLWLFDRMTPGIDEIEEIKTGNIAVAVFMAMLIIAVSILISSGVSGLTRALVPFPEIGVVPLQ from the coding sequence ATGAGTCTTCATCAGGTTCTGTTCGGCATCTTTGAGCTTCTGATTTCCATCCTTGTCAGCCTCGTCCTGATCTTCGCGACCTACCGGGCGATTCTGGCCCTGACCAAGCGCTTCGACGAAGAGGCTCAGCTCAAGCAGGGAAACACGGCCGTGGGCGTCGTCCTGGGCGGCATCCTGATCGGAGAGGTCATCATCGTCCGGCAGGCCCTGTATCCCGTGATGGCCGTTCTCCAGATCTTCGCCATGGAAGGAGACAGAAGCTTCGGGGCCTTCCTCGAACTCATCGGACTGTCCATCGGGTATATCTTCCTGGCCGGGATTCTGGCCGTGCTCTGCATCCTCTTCAGCCTGTGGCTCTTCGACCGGATGACGCCGGGGATCGACGAGATCGAGGAGATCAAGACCGGCAACATCGCCGTCGCCGTGTTCATGGCCATGCTGATCATCGCGGTTTCCATCCTGATCAGTTCCGGCGTTTCGGGCCTCACCCGGGCCCTCGTGCCGTTTCCGGAAATCGGCGTCGTTCCCCTCCAATAG